One Sodalis praecaptivus DNA segment encodes these proteins:
- a CDS encoding winged helix-turn-helix transcriptional regulator — translation MPTALETMLNDVNATRPILEQIANKWSVLILTVVCSQPARFNAIKRRLDPITHKALTEALRRLERNGLVSRHVIASSPVAVEYAITPLGKTLQTPFTTLIAWANQHGPDLLDAQETYDDRSTG, via the coding sequence ATGCCCACCGCCCTCGAGACCATGCTCAACGACGTCAACGCCACCCGCCCCATTTTGGAACAGATCGCCAATAAATGGTCGGTGCTGATCCTCACCGTGGTGTGTTCCCAGCCTGCCCGATTCAATGCCATTAAGCGCCGGCTGGATCCCATCACCCATAAGGCGCTCACCGAAGCGCTGCGCCGGCTGGAACGTAACGGGTTGGTCAGCCGCCACGTTATCGCGTCTTCACCGGTCGCCGTGGAGTACGCCATTACCCCGCTGGGCAAAACGTTACAGACCCCCTTTACGACGCTCATCGCCTGGGCGAATCAGCACGGCCCCGACTTACTGGATGCTCAGGAGACCTATGACGACCGCAGCACGGGCTGA
- a CDS encoding LysR substrate-binding domain-containing protein, with the protein MIHTDNLDIELLRTFVAVADLRSFARAGAQIGRTQGAISQQMQRLENLVGIALFQKEGRNKQLTQQGRQLLSYARDLLTLNDDAFRSLQDNRFSGVLRIGSPHDVSETLLPHLLSQIARWAPRLNLELEVGRSRFLMDALHRGEINMTLSTRQDPTLEGLLLRTSPTVWICSAHYVHLPEEPIPLILADHPSIYRRVAVAALDAAQVRWRLAYTTSNLLGIKAAIKARLGVTARSIEMLDPDMRVLGENDGLPRLPDTQFYLWIRPGMGSALVRQAFEVLANNLVGQKRL; encoded by the coding sequence ATGATCCATACCGATAACCTTGATATCGAACTTCTGAGAACCTTTGTCGCGGTAGCCGATCTGCGCAGCTTTGCCCGGGCGGGCGCGCAAATAGGCCGTACGCAGGGGGCTATCAGCCAGCAGATGCAGCGGCTGGAAAATCTGGTGGGGATAGCCCTTTTTCAAAAAGAAGGCCGCAACAAGCAACTGACGCAGCAGGGGCGCCAACTGCTTAGTTACGCGCGGGATTTGTTGACGCTAAACGACGATGCCTTTCGTTCTCTTCAGGACAACCGTTTTTCCGGCGTACTGCGTATCGGATCCCCTCACGACGTCTCGGAAACCCTGTTGCCGCATTTATTGAGTCAAATTGCCCGCTGGGCGCCCCGTTTAAATCTGGAGCTGGAGGTGGGCCGCAGCCGGTTTTTAATGGACGCACTGCACCGCGGGGAAATCAATATGACCCTCTCGACCCGGCAAGATCCCACCCTCGAAGGGTTGCTGCTACGCACCTCCCCGACGGTGTGGATCTGCTCGGCGCACTACGTGCATCTGCCAGAGGAGCCTATCCCCCTCATTCTCGCCGACCACCCCAGCATTTATCGCCGCGTGGCGGTGGCAGCGCTGGACGCCGCTCAGGTGCGCTGGCGCCTGGCCTATACCACCTCCAATTTGCTCGGCATCAAGGCCGCCATCAAGGCCCGGCTTGGCGTAACCGCGCGCAGTATCGAAATGCTGGACCCCGATATGCGGGTACTGGGGGAAAACGACGGCCTGCCGCGTTTGCCGGACACCCAGTTTTATCTGTGGATACGCCCCGGCATGGGCAGCGCACTGGTAAGACAGGCGTTTGAAGTGCTCGCCAATAACCTGGTGGGCCAAAAGCGGCTGTAA
- a CDS encoding SDR family NAD(P)-dependent oxidoreductase, with protein sequence MQALQGKTAVITGGNSGIGLAIARRFASEGAYVFITGRRQGELDNAVAAIGANVEAVAGDITEEANLARLFAAVQARRAGLDILVTNAGVAEYAPLEDITPQHFERTFGLNARATLFTVQGALPLMTRGGAIVLLGSIAGTTGTAGYTTYGASKAAIRAFARTWTRELAGRGIRVNTLSPGPIDTPMFEGASDALRESLVSQIPLGRMGQPEEVAAAALFLASDESRYIAGAELCIDGGLAQV encoded by the coding sequence ATGCAGGCATTACAAGGTAAAACCGCGGTGATCACCGGGGGGAATAGCGGTATTGGTCTGGCTATCGCGCGGCGTTTCGCCAGCGAAGGCGCTTATGTTTTTATCACCGGCAGGCGCCAGGGGGAGTTGGACAACGCCGTCGCCGCCATCGGCGCAAACGTGGAAGCGGTCGCGGGGGATATCACCGAGGAGGCCAATCTGGCCCGACTTTTTGCGGCGGTGCAAGCCCGGCGTGCGGGGCTGGATATCCTCGTGACCAACGCCGGCGTAGCCGAATACGCACCGCTGGAGGACATTACGCCGCAACATTTCGAGCGCACTTTCGGGTTGAACGCCCGCGCTACGCTTTTCACCGTGCAGGGCGCGCTGCCGCTCATGACCCGCGGCGGGGCGATCGTGCTGCTGGGCTCCATCGCCGGCACCACGGGCACCGCGGGCTACACCACCTACGGTGCGTCCAAAGCGGCGATTCGCGCGTTTGCGCGTACCTGGACGCGCGAGCTGGCCGGAAGGGGCATCCGGGTCAACACCCTCAGTCCAGGCCCGATTGATACACCGATGTTCGAGGGGGCTTCCGACGCGCTGCGGGAAAGCCTGGTGAGCCAGATCCCGCTTGGGCGCATGGGTCAACCGGAGGAGGTCGCTGCCGCCGCGCTGTTCCTCGCCTCGGATGAAAGCCGCTACATTGCCGGC
- a CDS encoding lactonase family protein: protein MITLSPARRFALSAALIAVGTPALAQTYAYVSNADSGTITRYKLDTQTGKLTLLGATPAAAKVMPMALSPDRQHLYSAERTQPWSVITWQIDRQTGDLQQQAVTPVAASFPYIAVDKSGRYLLGASYDSDIVTSNRIDAQGKVTALVTGSYHTGPHAHSVIPDNTNRVLFVGNLGSDRVLQLRLADNGAISALGDGYVQDEKNSGPRHSVVSPDNRYLYNLAEMAGTITQYRLGEEGALSRVQRWPNAVAAQYHLQHGKERSGNYTDPTPRIWSADIKMTPNGHFLYVSERTSSTVSGYRVDGQSGALTLIGSWAVEQQPRGIAVDDSGKWLVVSGEKSPVVGSYAIDPRTGALARVSEAPCGKDANWVTLVSVTL from the coding sequence ATGATCACTCTGTCCCCTGCACGACGTTTTGCGCTGTCAGCGGCGCTCATTGCCGTCGGCACGCCCGCGCTGGCACAAACCTATGCCTATGTCTCCAACGCCGATTCCGGCACCATCACCCGTTATAAGCTCGATACCCAGACGGGAAAACTAACGCTGCTCGGCGCGACACCGGCGGCGGCGAAAGTGATGCCGATGGCGCTGAGCCCCGATCGTCAGCACTTATACAGCGCGGAGCGCACGCAGCCCTGGTCGGTCATCACCTGGCAGATCGACCGCCAAACGGGCGATTTACAGCAACAGGCGGTTACGCCGGTCGCGGCCAGTTTTCCCTACATCGCGGTGGATAAATCGGGCCGATATCTATTGGGCGCCTCCTATGACAGCGATATCGTCACCAGCAATCGCATTGATGCGCAAGGCAAGGTGACGGCGCTGGTGACCGGCTCTTATCACACCGGTCCGCATGCGCACTCCGTCATCCCCGATAACACCAACCGCGTATTATTCGTGGGCAATTTGGGCAGCGATCGGGTCTTGCAGCTGCGCCTTGCCGATAATGGCGCCATCAGCGCGCTCGGCGACGGTTACGTGCAGGATGAGAAAAACAGCGGCCCGCGGCATTCTGTCGTGTCACCGGACAACCGCTATTTATATAACCTGGCGGAAATGGCCGGCACCATCACGCAATATCGTCTCGGCGAGGAGGGGGCATTAAGCCGGGTTCAACGTTGGCCTAACGCCGTGGCGGCGCAATATCACCTGCAGCACGGCAAAGAACGCTCGGGAAACTATACCGATCCCACGCCGCGCATCTGGTCGGCGGATATTAAAATGACGCCCAACGGCCATTTTCTTTACGTCTCCGAACGGACCTCCAGCACGGTTAGCGGCTATCGTGTTGACGGGCAAAGCGGCGCCTTGACCTTGATCGGCAGTTGGGCGGTGGAACAGCAGCCGCGCGGCATCGCCGTGGACGACAGCGGTAAATGGCTGGTGGTGTCCGGTGAGAAAAGCCCGGTGGTCGGCAGTTATGCTATCGATCCACGCACGGGCGCCCTCGCGCGCGTTTCGGAGGCGCCGTGCGGCAAGGATGCCAATTGGGTGACCCTGGTCAGCGTGACGCTGTGA